The Macrobrachium rosenbergii isolate ZJJX-2024 chromosome 12, ASM4041242v1, whole genome shotgun sequence region tataaactgcATTGTTAGAGCTAGCCTActgattatgtaattatatagttttatgaaattcaagtGAACTCTGTACAGATTCTATAACAGCCGTGTACCCAACTATCCGCAGacttgattgtaaaaaaaaaaaagacctaaagaTCAAATCAAACTTTCATcatcatatttactttttaattttgatgcAAGTTAGAGTATCagaatctaattttaattttcaggatatgatttctctttctctctcttcatatatgaaCTGCTGATGAATGTGTGcgcgtacacacaaacaaaaaacaaacatgcacacacacacctcacaatacagtatttttatttatttgtcattttatttgtcaaatttttttctatttattatttctttatttattcacctacttatctattcattcattcatctacttatatattttttaatctatttatttaccaatttatttattcattttaacgcTTTGCAGCCAAGTTTAGATCAAAACTTAGTTTCCACCAATCACATCGCTAGATAGCTTCACTCACTGACACCTTGAGCTGGCGGCAGGGTTGCCATGCGCACCATAATTGTGGTACATGTATCACAAATGAGGGTCTTTGTACGTACCATGTATCATACTGCCTGTACCATGTAGCATAATctcaacatctaaaaaaaaaaaaaaaaaaaaaaaaaaaaaatcggaactgCTTTCTGTGATTCGAGTGTAGTCTGATCTTTTTCCGTACGGCGATCCCTGTTCCATACACGTACGAGTTTATCGACGATTGCCCCAACAGGagctgttactgctgctgctgctgctgctgctgcacataACTTGGGCAGTCTGGTAGTCACTTCTTTCACGCAAGCATCTTATCTTGCATGGTCCGAGAAATTCGACTGACACCCCCATTAccaaaatgtctttgtcaaaaagaagaaaagtggacaCAGAGTCCAGAGTTTTCCAGGAAAAATGGACTCAGTATTATTTATTCACAGAGGTGAATACAAAACCAGTGTGCTTGGTATGTAATCAACAAGTTTCAGTGCTCAAAGAATATAATATTCGGCGCCACTATGAGACTCgtcatgaagaaaaatatcaccaTTTGCAAGGAGAACTAAGAATAGAgaagataaatgaattattaactgGTCTGAAGAAACCGCAGTCTGCATTTACTCGCAGCCGTGAGGTCAGTGATGCAGCAGTGAAAGCTAGCTACCTTATTGCTAACGAGTTGGTGCAAGCATCCAAGCCATTTTCTGATGGTGAGTTCGTGAAAACATGCATGCTGAAGGCTGCAGAAATTGTGTGCCCTGAAAAGAGACCTGCCTTTGCCAACATTAGTCTATCAAGGAACACTGTTGCAGATAGGGTTGAAGATCTCTCAGGAGACTTGGGCCggcaaatgaatgacaaaatcaagtcatttattgcattttcagttgCAATTGATGAGAGCACCGATGTTACAGATGTTGCTCAACTGGCCATATTTATTCGTGGTGTTGATGAGACTTTGACCATCACTGAGGAGTTCCTTGAGTTGGTGCCTATGAAGGACACTACAACAGCAATGACATCTTCAGCTCTCTCATTAGAGTGCTGGACAAGGCCGGAGTGGACTGGTCCCGTGCTGTCAGCTTGGCTACAGATGGCGCCCCATCAATGGTTGGGAGAAAGGCAGGTGTTGCAACAAAGTTCAGAGAGAAAGTGCAGGCCACGAATGGAGGACAAGACTTTtggacatttcattttattttgcatcaGGAAGCATTGTGCTGCAAAACACTAAAAATGGATCATGTTATGAGTGTGGTTGTGCAAACTGTAAATTTCATTAGAGCACGAGGTTTGAATCACCGTCAGTTTGACTGTTTTCTCAGTGATAATGACATTCCAGATGGCCTACCATACCACACTGAAGTACGGTGATTAAGCCGAGATGCCGTACTCAAGCGCTTCTTTGAATTGAGAGAGGAAATTGGACAGTTCATGGAGGAAAAGGGCAACCCAGTAAAGGAACTTAAATGCCTAGAAGGGGTGCAGGATCTTGCCTTTATGGTGGATATTACACAGCATCTCAATAATCTTAACAAAATGTTGCAGGGCCGCAAAAAAGTTGTCACTCAGTATTATGAAAACGTACGATCATTCAAGTTGAAAGTGTCACTTTGGGAGACAGCTGTCTAACGGTGACACCTCTCATTTTCTATGTCTCACAGCTATGCATGTGACTGGTCTTAATGCTGATTTGGATcaatacaaagacaaaataacagGATTGTTGCAAGAGTTTGAGCGGAGGTTTCAGATATTTAGTGAACTTgaaatgaatttgcattttttcgcTCACCATTTACAGTCAAGGCTTCTGATATGCCTGCTGATATCCAACTCGAGGTAATTAACTTGCAATGTGATTCCAATATGAAGCAGAAATTTGCATCAGTGGGCTTGGATACGTTTTATCAATATCTCTTGCCAGGGTACCCTAAATTAACATCCCTGGCTGCAAAGATTTTATCCATGTTTGGGACTACCTATGTGTGTGAACaggcgttctctgtaatgaacatcaaTAAAACAAAGCACCGCTCAAGGTTAACAAATGGACACTTGAATGACATTGTGAAATGTGTTGCTACTCAGGATTTAAAACCTGATATTGATGTACTTGTGAATGCTAAAAGATGCCAAGTGTCAGGAGCTAGTAGCAGCCGATagattttggtgagagagagtgGGATGGGATGTTAATTAGCATGGAGGCCTGGGCCTAATTactaatattcacaaatgtttggagtatgaaaaatacagttcTTTGAAAATAAGATTACTCTGGTTTCATTCTCACCTTCAGTAGGCCTAGCCTACAAAACTGTTTGATCTGATGTAGTCTAATCTTATTGTTCTTGCACTGCTATAACTTTTATGtttgttaattgtattttatttttcataaatgtgcacatttacatttttaaggcAGGATGCTAACTTTCTTCATAGCTCCCTGTTGAGATTAGTGTGGTGAGTTAACTTCAGATGGTCAGATGTAAAAAGATatccattcaaaaaaaaaattgttaatgaaattgaaaatattttatttctatggcTTCTCTGTGAATATATGTGCAATAAGCTAATATAGATCCATTGTAGGCTGAGTGATAAAGCATAGTAGCCTactgaaaagaaagctatataTTTGGAGATTACAAAGgttattttgcaattattttactgGTTCGGCCCACTAGAGATCAGATGGACTGTATGTGGCCCCTGAACCAAAATGAGTTTGACACCCCTGTGcgagagacttctcgtttgttgcaaaatgaaggtaaattattggatattactagaatgtaagagttttagcttacaattgcatttttcgaccatatcgttggagtcaaagttgactgaaggttgaaattttggcacttatggtgatttatatgaaaatatgtcaaaatagataaaagctacaaccacgagttattttttgttgtattctacatgaaattacacaccttttcatatataaaacttcatgtaaaggctaatagaaaacggtgcaataattacgacaaagtgactaaagaatttctgagattttcagcagagttagctgatgctttcttttgggataagaaagaaattcgcgcatgcgcagctgggtcacgcttgtaaacaaaacaacagcgtgatccgtgaattCCCatcatccctcaaggcacgtgaattaaaaattttttgcaaacgaggcctataagtatttttccgcgaatatttaaaaaaaactttttgtagtcgatgtattttacgtccacttggcacctgacAGAAAACTTTTCTCAACGTAAAATATATCAGTTGACGTTAAAGGGCTAAcatagatcagagcacatgcatattattatatacagtaattacagtattgtacttgtatgactggactttcttgaagacagattttcatttgattttgtttcaggctgctcacaaagcaatgaacttcaacatgagtgatgaagagcatctttgtgtggatgaaccatcagtgaaggtaagtctctctctctctctctctctctctctctctctctctctctctctctctctctctctctctctctctctctctctctctctctctctctctctctctctctctctctctctccatgtcaaaTAGATTTTTCATTAATCTTCAATTGTTGGACtatgaagtgaataacaagtcaagactccattacaactaacatagatcagagcacatgcatattgttatatacagtaattacagtattgtacttgtatgactggattttctTGAAGATAGATTCTCATTTGGTTCTGTTTCAGGGTGCTTACAAAGCAATCAAATCCAACATTGGTTGTGATGGTCTTTGTGCGGATGAAacatcagtgaaggtaagtctctctctctctctctctctctctctctctctctctctctctctctctctctctctctctctctcgtagagtaGAATATAACCTTTGATCACCTGTTACAATGAATTTTACcctgtaaaatagttttttcactaaaccttaaattgtttaatttgaagtgaataataagtcAAGACTCCATAACAATTAACATACATCAGagcacatttatattattatatacaataattacagtattgtacttgtatgagttgattatcttgaaaagagattttaatttctgtttcaggctactcacaaagcaatcaacttcaacatgagtgatggTGAAGATATTTGTGTTGATGAATCATTagtgtcaagtctctctctctaaattctcttTGTGATAATAAGTTTaatcttctcactctctctctctctctctctctctctctctctctctctctctctctctctctctctcttgatcagatctttctttctctctctctctctctcatcttcaacctttgatctaaaataattttttcacaaaaccttaaattgttgattttgaagtgaataataagtcAAATTGACTCCATAAAAACTAACATACATCAGAGCacatttatattgttatatacaataattacaaaattgtACTTGTATGAGTTGATTATCTTGAAAAGagattttaatttctgtttcaggcTACTCACAAAGCAACcaacttcaacatgagtgatggTGAAGATATTTGTGTGGATGAATCATTAGTGAAGgtaagtcagtcagtctctctctctctctctctctctgatgacatctaaaataatttttcactaaacattaaattgttgattttgaagtgaataataagtcaagactccataaaaactaacatagatcagagcacatgcatatCATGATGTAAAATAATTCCAGTcttgtacttgtatgactggattcttctgaagacagattttcatttgattctgtttcagacTGCTCACAAAGCAAACAACTTCAACATAAGTGATGAAGAGcatctttgtgtggatgaaccatcagtgaaggtaagtctctctctctctctctctctctctctctaaatttttgtAGAAATTCTTGTAGAATGTAACTTTTGATCagtctttctttaaaatcttgtaGAATATAACCTTTGATCAcacattataatgaattttaccatgaaaaatagttttttcactaaaccttaaattgtTGACTATGAAGTGAGTATCAAGTCAAGACTCTATAACAGCTAAcatagatcagagcacatgcatattattatgtACAGTGATTACAGTCTTGTACTTGTAATACTGGATTTtgttgaagacagattttcatttgattctgtttcaggctgctcacaaagcaatcaacttcaacatgaaTGATGGTGGTGAAGATATTTGTGTGGATGAATCATtagtgaaggtaagtctctctctctctctctctctctctctctctctctctctctctctctctctctctctctctctctctctctctctctcaacctttgatcacatctaaaataatttttcactaaaccttaaattgttgattttgaagtgaataataagtcaagactccataaaaactaacatagatcagagcacatgcatatcattatatacaataattacagtcttgtacttgtatgactggattctcctgaagacagattttcatttgattctgtttcagactgctcacaaagcaatcaacttcaacatgagtgatcaagatcatctttgtgtggatgaaccatcagtaaaggtaagtgtctctctctctctctctctctctctctctctctctctctctctctctctctctctctctctctctctctctctctctctctctctctctttttgtagaATGTAACTGTTAATCagtctttctttaaaatcttgtaGAATATAACCTTTGATCAcacattataatgaattttaccatgaaaaatagttttttcactaaaccttaaattgttgaatttgaagtgaataataagtcAAGACTCTATAACAATTAACTCACATCAGagcacatttatattattatatacagtaattacagtattgtacttgtatgagTAGATTATcttgaaaatggatttttatttgattctgtttcaggctgctcacaaagcaatcaacttcaacatgagtgatggTGAAGAtatttgtgtggatgaaccatcagtgaaggtaagtctctctctctctctctctctctctctctctctctctctctctctctctctctctctctctctctctcatgtaaaatagtttttactAATCTTCAATTGTTGACTATGAAGTGAAGAACAAGTCAAGACTCCATAAAACtattaaatgccgagcctctattgaCAGAAGTGTCTGCAAAAATGATggtggggtttgggagttagcgctgaagcggaaagaaagttgttttcaaaaaatcacagcacgtttagtttttaagattagagttcaaatttggctccttttttttcctcactgcctgaagtttagtatgctaccatcagaaaagaaaaaaatatcatatataaatattggaatatatgacagtgtgaaaaaaaatgtcatatataaatggatacaaatcgtgctgtgagcaaaattattaaagttaatgagctattttgtttttcgttgtattgtagaGTAAATTGCGAtgatgatgcatgaattcgtaatgcgctgatgtaaataaattttttttttttaaattcaccaataaatcgaaatattgtggtagagacttctcgtttgttgcaaaatgaaggtaaattattggatattactagaatgtaagagttttagcttacaattgcatttttcgaccatatcggtggagtcaaagttgaccgaaggttgaaattttggcacttatggtgatttatatgaaaatatgtcaagatagataaaagctacaaccacgagttattttatgttgtattctacatgaaattgcacatattttcatatataaaacttcatgtaaaggctaatagaaaacggtgcaataGTTACGACAAAGtggctaaagaatttctgagattttcagcagagttagctgatgctttctttagggataagaaagaaattcgcgcatgtgcagctgggtcacgcttgtaaacaaaacaacagcatgatccgtgaattATCATCCCTCAAAcgttaattaaaaattttctgcAAACAAGGCCTATTAGTATTTTTtccgaatatttaaaaaaacctttttgtagtcgacgtattttacgtccacttggcacccgacagaaaacttttgtcaacgtaaaatacatCAGTTGACGTTAATGGGCTAAcatagatcagagcacatgcatattattatatacagtaattacagtattgtacttgtatgagTAGACtttcttgaagacagattttcatttgattttgtttcaggctgctcacaaagcaatcaacttcaacatgagtgatgaagagcatctttgtgtggatgaaccatcagtgaaggtaagtcagtctctctctctctctctctctctctctctctctctctctctctctctctctctctctctctctctctctctctccatctaaaaTCTTTTTCACTAAATCTTCAATTGTTGGACTATGATCTCTGAATAAATAAGTCAAGACTCCATTACAACTAAcatagatcagagcacatgcatattgttatatacagtaattacagtattgtacttttatttgattctgtttgatattacagtattttcatttgattctgtttcagggtGCTTACAAAGCAATCAAATCCAACATTGGTTATGATGGTCTTTGTGCAGATGAAACATCAGTGaaagtaagatctctctctctctctctctctcttgtagagtAGAATATAACGTTTGATCACCTGTTACAATGAATTTTACcttgtaaaatagttttttcactaaaTCTTAAATTGTTTAATTTGAAGTGAACAGTAAGTCAAGACTCCATAACAATTAACATACATCAGagcacatttatattattatatacagtaattacagtattgtacttgtatgagTGGATTATCTTGAAAAGAGATTttaatttgattctgtttcaggctgctcacaaaccaattaccatgt contains the following coding sequences:
- the LOC136844155 gene encoding general transcription factor II-I repeat domain-containing protein 2-like codes for the protein MSLSKRRKVDTESRVFQEKWTQYYLFTEVNTKPVCLVCNQQVSVLKEYNIRRHYETRHEEKYHHLQGELRIEKINELLTGLKKPQSAFTRSREVSDAAVKASYLIANELVQASKPFSDGEFVKTCMLKAAEIVCPEKRPAFANISLSRNTVADRVEDLSGDLGRQMNDKIKSFIAFSVAIDESTDVTDVAQLAIFIRGVDETLTITEEFLELVPMKDTTTAMTSSALSLECWTRPEWTGPGAYKAIKSNIGCDGLCADETSVKATHKAINFNMSDGEDICVDESLVSSLSL